Proteins from one Pseudomonadota bacterium genomic window:
- a CDS encoding phosphopantetheine-binding protein encodes MTKTDKADASSQLSREDVQSAVVETIISEGMVEASKVTPDATIESLEIESIEFVMILNGLEERFDIYVPVDEDLTAIKTVEGLAAEIHRRLNENDASET; translated from the coding sequence ATGACTAAGACCGACAAGGCCGACGCATCTTCGCAATTATCGCGTGAGGACGTACAGTCGGCTGTGGTGGAAACCATCATCTCTGAGGGTATGGTCGAAGCCAGCAAGGTCACACCCGACGCAACAATTGAGAGCCTGGAGATCGAATCGATCGAGTTCGTTATGATCCTCAATGGGCTCGAAGAGCGCTTCGATATCTATGTTCCGGTCGATGAAGACCTTACCGCGATCAAAACCGTGGAGGGCCTTGCCGCCGAAATTCATCGCCGTCTGAATGAAAACGATGCCTCAGAAACCTGA
- a CDS encoding DUF3833 family protein, producing MINRRIVLAALPLSLAGCATRPTGPVTNTLPITLVDAFRGQTVGRGLFSVPIAGVERGFDARLDGRISGNTLTVVEDFFFDDGETDRLTWVFTRTGPFEWSGVRDDTVGRATVVETGTEIRLDYTADVVSRGETTRLGFSDIIYRRADGVVINEAVVTRFGFPIGTVRFELRPA from the coding sequence TGCCGGTTGTGCTACGCGGCCCACGGGGCCGGTCACGAACACTTTGCCTATAACACTCGTGGACGCATTCCGCGGTCAAACCGTTGGAAGGGGTTTGTTTTCTGTTCCAATCGCGGGGGTAGAGCGCGGGTTCGACGCACGCCTTGACGGTCGTATTTCAGGCAACACACTCACAGTTGTTGAAGACTTCTTTTTTGACGATGGCGAGACTGACCGGCTGACATGGGTGTTTACGCGGACCGGCCCATTCGAGTGGAGCGGGGTCCGCGATGATACGGTCGGCCGGGCGACCGTCGTGGAGACAGGAACCGAAATTCGCCTCGACTACACGGCCGATGTTGTGTCGCGCGGCGAGACCACTCGTTTGGGATTCTCTGACATCATATACCGCCGCGCCGATGGGGTGGTCATTAACGAAGCGGTCGTGACGAGGTTTGGTTTTCCCATCGGCACAGTCCGCTTTGAATTGCGCCCTGCCTAG
- a CDS encoding NAD-dependent epimerase/dehydratase family protein, with translation MNRSVLVTGATGLLGAAVVRALTDQGDRVIALTRRIPKPEVFAGLDVEVARGDLADTGLGKCPNWLSEAVSRSAAVIHCAAHIHIGSTQVQRSLAVNHRGTQAIATACLLAQRPLVNVATVNTLALGSRDNPANESTPVTARNAQTQCAYTVSKAAAVAAVEAATAKGLKAITVHPGFMLGPWDWRPSSGQMIHEIARRSLLLAPSGGCSVCDSRDVAKAIVGALDADVEPGRSFVLAGFNVTYLALLVAIADRLGRKPPIGVAPLWAQRMVGQFGNLTGHVRGHEPFINSASCTMGTQFHWYDSTRAKTELGYTNRPLAQTLDDAVNWVQRYHC, from the coding sequence ATGAACCGATCTGTCTTGGTCACCGGGGCAACCGGGCTGCTAGGGGCAGCTGTTGTTCGCGCCCTAACGGACCAAGGCGATCGTGTAATCGCCCTCACAAGACGCATACCGAAGCCTGAAGTCTTTGCTGGTTTGGATGTTGAAGTCGCTCGTGGTGATTTGGCCGACACTGGACTTGGTAAATGTCCCAACTGGCTGTCGGAAGCAGTTTCGCGATCGGCGGCAGTTATCCACTGCGCGGCCCATATTCATATTGGGTCGACCCAAGTACAGCGATCGCTTGCTGTGAATCACCGAGGCACCCAGGCGATTGCAACGGCGTGTCTGCTCGCTCAACGGCCGCTGGTGAACGTCGCTACCGTCAACACTCTCGCGCTCGGTAGTCGCGACAATCCCGCCAACGAAAGCACACCGGTCACAGCACGAAACGCTCAGACCCAATGCGCCTACACGGTGTCAAAGGCTGCAGCAGTGGCGGCGGTCGAAGCCGCCACTGCAAAGGGCTTAAAGGCCATTACCGTTCACCCTGGATTTATGCTCGGGCCATGGGATTGGCGGCCAAGTAGCGGCCAAATGATCCATGAAATCGCGAGACGGAGCCTTCTGCTCGCACCATCTGGGGGGTGCAGCGTATGCGATAGTCGCGATGTCGCGAAAGCGATTGTTGGTGCGTTGGACGCAGACGTTGAGCCGGGACGCTCCTTCGTTTTGGCGGGGTTCAATGTAACCTACCTTGCGCTGCTCGTTGCGATTGCCGACCGCCTTGGGAGAAAGCCTCCGATTGGAGTTGCGCCGCTGTGGGCACAACGCATGGTGGGACAGTTCGGCAATCTCACCGGCCACGTCCGAGGTCACGAACCGTTCATCAATAGCGCCTCTTGCACCATGGGCACCCAGTTCCATTGGTACGACAGCACGCGAGCGAAAACGGAACTCGGTTACACCAACAGGCCGTTGGCTCAGACCCTTGATGATGCGGTAAATTGGGTACAGCGCTATCACTGCTAA
- a CDS encoding beta-ketoacyl-[acyl-carrier-protein] synthase family protein has protein sequence MPQKPEPIAVLGFGCISALGLEIDQMRAALRAGRDGVSEVDFKLLRGGHVSIAAQITDFLPDEHFSKRELNTLDRFAALALVAAQQAVEDANIDAGQLKGPKTAVIVGSGIGGQTALDQGYEAAFSDKPQRFDPTLVPRIMVNAAASNIGMRYGCTGPVLALSTACASATQCVGLGLEMLRSGQVDLAVVGGAEAMATAYSLRTWEALRVLTPDRCRPFSRKRNGMVLGEGAGIFVLQRLSNAVEQGFEPKALLTGYGTSSDAVDLLRPDAEGAARAMTSALTSAACKAEQIDYINAHGTGTLANDANETSAIKLAFGDHAAKLAVSSTKAMHGHAIGAAGAIELAATLIALQDQFAPPTINWVERDPTCDLDYVPNQSRDMSIERALSNSFAFGGINACLVAERWKA, from the coding sequence ATGCCTCAGAAACCTGAGCCGATTGCGGTTCTAGGCTTCGGATGCATAAGCGCTCTAGGGCTTGAAATCGATCAGATGCGCGCTGCGCTCCGTGCAGGTCGCGACGGTGTGTCTGAGGTTGATTTCAAGTTGCTGAGGGGTGGCCACGTTTCAATAGCGGCACAAATCACTGACTTCTTACCTGATGAACATTTCAGCAAAAGAGAGCTCAATACACTCGACAGGTTTGCAGCACTTGCGCTGGTTGCAGCACAGCAGGCCGTTGAAGACGCGAATATCGACGCAGGTCAGCTAAAGGGGCCAAAGACCGCGGTTATAGTCGGCTCAGGCATTGGGGGACAAACAGCCCTGGATCAGGGCTATGAGGCTGCTTTTTCCGACAAGCCACAGCGGTTTGATCCGACATTGGTTCCAAGGATCATGGTCAACGCCGCCGCGTCGAACATCGGTATGCGGTATGGCTGCACCGGACCGGTCTTGGCGCTCTCAACCGCGTGCGCCTCGGCAACCCAATGTGTTGGTCTCGGTCTTGAGATGCTCCGGTCTGGCCAGGTAGATTTGGCTGTCGTGGGTGGGGCAGAGGCGATGGCAACGGCCTACAGCTTGCGCACCTGGGAAGCATTACGTGTCCTCACTCCAGACCGATGCCGTCCATTTTCCCGCAAGCGCAATGGAATGGTCCTCGGCGAGGGAGCAGGCATTTTCGTCCTGCAACGCCTGAGCAACGCTGTCGAACAAGGCTTCGAGCCAAAAGCCCTTTTGACCGGCTACGGCACATCAAGTGATGCAGTTGATTTGCTGCGCCCCGATGCTGAAGGAGCAGCTCGCGCAATGACATCGGCTCTGACGTCGGCCGCGTGCAAGGCTGAGCAGATTGATTATATCAATGCTCACGGAACCGGGACGCTGGCGAACGATGCCAACGAGACCTCGGCGATCAAGTTGGCGTTTGGTGACCATGCGGCGAAGCTTGCTGTGTCGTCCACCAAAGCGATGCATGGGCATGCGATCGGCGCAGCGGGGGCCATCGAACTTGCTGCGACCCTCATCGCGTTGCAGGACCAGTTCGCGCCCCCTACCATCAACTGGGTTGAACGGGACCCGACCTGCGATCTCGACTACGTCCCCAATCAAAGTCGCGACATGTCTATAGAGCGCGCTCTATCGAACAGTTTCGCATTCGGCGGCATCAACGCCTGTCTCGTCGCCGAACGCTGGAAAGCGTAG
- a CDS encoding MMPL family transporter has protein sequence MALGSLNRYPLQYPRSVLAAALIIMVGAAVLIPRLEFRSELVDFVETSVGDNSDYAFRQTFATLEITISSDSYEAVPIEPARQLHTAMLRMDGVVQIISPFRFFFPTLDGQWKPVLPLNVDASNLTGGMTEGQRALLGPLLQPDRNLVRLLAVIDQTNYQSIADAVSDLSSQLRADGPVEIFVGGLAPAFEDLPDLIARDQTKTLLLSLLFGFTAALCLLRDIRIAALIVAPPLFTLTVVLGVLALFQVPITVLTISVTTLLLVVGVADALHLYVSWVRDSYDRTDPVSAMTQTLSTMTPVIALTTGTTGVCFLAVGFVGSDELSRLGFIGALGCLLQFFSLSTLWPAILLTVGKRSRGQQNLSALFHNYSPFLFGRGRSMVFVMVSLLILAGLVLGQSQLHARLAFSDILPQNDGTSFLPSGSDDHIEPLIPIQLALEFDHEVTLLNASGWEALVALERRVRTAGLVVLSPNLSLDALSESQRNSALTLAGRANPFSGSDALINVNRPALVLMVPSTTDIVSLTDQLFEIAETLKSTHPIAGIDFNPFILSLSERTQAVVFDLRNNAVLAMLFAVLTLTMRLKSWRFGLCLLVCNALPVMAVLALAHWCFDGVGIEVAMAATIAFGVALDDSIHTVSALKRIEGTWDERNLKAALKQVGPVLITTTGILTAGMCAMFFSDFPPVERYGLAIIGALLIALFCDLILFPALVRSVFWLRKRDHERA, from the coding sequence GTGGCGCTCGGTTCTCTCAATCGGTATCCGCTTCAATACCCTCGTTCTGTTTTGGCGGCCGCACTGATCATCATGGTCGGTGCGGCCGTCTTGATTCCCAGGCTCGAATTTCGCAGCGAGTTGGTCGATTTCGTCGAGACGTCGGTGGGCGACAACAGTGATTACGCTTTCCGCCAGACTTTTGCCACGCTCGAAATCACTATCAGTTCTGACAGCTATGAAGCAGTTCCGATCGAACCCGCACGGCAGCTGCACACCGCGATGCTGCGCATGGATGGCGTCGTACAGATCATCTCGCCGTTTCGCTTTTTTTTCCCGACGCTTGATGGACAGTGGAAGCCCGTCCTGCCGCTCAACGTCGATGCGTCCAATCTAACCGGGGGTATGACCGAGGGTCAGCGAGCGTTGTTGGGGCCTCTTCTGCAGCCCGACCGCAACCTTGTTCGCCTGCTCGCCGTTATCGATCAGACAAACTACCAATCCATCGCAGATGCGGTCTCTGATCTCTCAAGCCAGCTTCGCGCCGACGGACCAGTTGAGATCTTCGTTGGCGGCCTCGCACCTGCATTTGAAGATCTTCCTGACCTTATTGCACGCGATCAGACCAAAACCCTCCTTCTCAGTCTGTTGTTTGGCTTCACGGCGGCGCTTTGTTTGCTGCGCGATATCCGTATTGCAGCACTCATCGTTGCCCCACCCCTATTCACTCTCACGGTGGTTCTCGGGGTCTTGGCGCTTTTTCAAGTCCCCATCACTGTTCTGACCATCTCCGTCACCACTCTGTTGCTTGTCGTAGGGGTAGCCGATGCGCTGCACCTGTATGTGAGTTGGGTCCGCGATTCATATGACCGCACCGATCCGGTTTCAGCAATGACACAAACCTTGTCGACAATGACGCCGGTTATTGCGCTTACGACGGGCACGACTGGTGTCTGCTTCCTTGCAGTTGGTTTTGTCGGCTCCGACGAGTTATCGCGACTTGGCTTTATCGGCGCGCTAGGATGCTTGCTGCAGTTTTTTTCACTGTCCACACTCTGGCCCGCGATCCTGTTAACCGTTGGGAAACGCTCCCGGGGCCAGCAAAATCTGAGCGCACTTTTCCATAACTACTCGCCATTTCTGTTCGGACGCGGCCGATCAATGGTATTCGTTATGGTAAGCCTCTTGATCTTGGCTGGCTTGGTACTCGGACAGTCTCAGCTGCACGCGCGGCTCGCATTTTCCGATATCCTGCCGCAAAATGATGGAACTTCTTTTTTGCCTTCGGGTTCCGATGATCATATCGAACCGCTGATACCGATCCAATTGGCGTTGGAGTTTGATCATGAAGTGACGTTGCTCAACGCTTCAGGTTGGGAAGCATTAGTGGCACTCGAGCGCCGAGTTCGGACTGCAGGACTTGTTGTCCTGTCGCCCAATCTTTCTTTAGATGCCCTATCCGAAAGCCAGAGGAACAGTGCGCTAACGTTGGCTGGCCGCGCGAACCCCTTCTCTGGTTCAGACGCCTTAATCAATGTGAACCGGCCAGCACTGGTATTGATGGTACCGTCAACCACCGACATCGTGAGCCTGACCGATCAGCTGTTCGAAATTGCGGAGACCTTAAAGTCGACCCATCCGATCGCCGGTATAGATTTCAATCCGTTCATCTTAAGCCTATCCGAACGCACGCAAGCTGTGGTGTTTGATCTTCGCAACAACGCCGTTCTCGCGATGTTGTTCGCTGTCCTTACCTTGACCATGCGGCTGAAAAGTTGGCGATTTGGCTTGTGCCTCCTGGTGTGTAATGCCTTGCCGGTCATGGCCGTATTGGCCCTTGCACATTGGTGTTTCGACGGGGTTGGGATCGAAGTCGCAATGGCCGCGACGATCGCGTTCGGCGTGGCTCTCGATGACTCCATTCACACGGTAAGTGCCCTCAAGCGCATTGAAGGTACCTGGGACGAACGGAACTTGAAAGCGGCACTTAAACAGGTCGGCCCGGTTTTGATAACAACAACGGGCATCCTAACAGCGGGGATGTGTGCAATGTTCTTCAGCGACTTCCCGCCGGTTGAGCGCTACGGTCTTGCAATCATCGGTGCTCTTTTGATCGCACTGTTTTGCGACCTGATCCTCTTTCCGGCGCTGGTGCGTAGCGTCTTCTGGTTGCGGAAGCGAGATCATGAACGAGCTTGA
- a CDS encoding acyloxyacyl hydrolase → MSISRFSAAAVIALGTATSAYAADPVVGFAPTGFSWEGFYVGAFVGHTFGSDLDANPLHIAAEVDRDIEGFIAGIGGGYRWHFANDVVFGLGLSIPLYAEEGTLRTAAAGGLSYADPEFAYTVNAHLGLAYGQFLPYIHAGIGQTFVEGGSRTLNQSTDEAHLVATVGAGLGYKFTQNWNARIQYNYIFASDEDYTIPASVGFPGGNEFGWDGSSVFVMIEYQFPTGGLF, encoded by the coding sequence ATGTCAATAAGCAGATTTTCAGCGGCTGCAGTCATCGCTCTTGGCACAGCCACCAGCGCTTACGCAGCCGACCCGGTTGTCGGGTTTGCACCTACCGGCTTCAGTTGGGAAGGCTTTTACGTCGGTGCTTTCGTCGGTCACACTTTCGGTAGTGACCTGGACGCAAATCCTCTTCATATCGCAGCGGAAGTCGATCGCGACATTGAGGGCTTCATCGCCGGTATCGGCGGCGGATATCGCTGGCATTTTGCCAATGACGTCGTGTTTGGTTTGGGGCTATCCATTCCTCTTTACGCGGAAGAGGGAACCCTTAGAACTGCGGCAGCAGGCGGCTTGAGTTATGCTGACCCGGAATTCGCTTACACCGTGAATGCGCACCTCGGCCTCGCCTATGGGCAGTTTCTTCCCTACATTCACGCTGGTATCGGGCAAACATTCGTCGAAGGTGGAAGCCGGACTTTGAACCAATCGACGGATGAAGCCCATCTGGTCGCAACGGTCGGTGCGGGACTTGGCTATAAATTCACGCAAAATTGGAACGCTCGTATCCAATACAACTACATTTTTGCATCTGATGAAGATTATACAATACCCGCCAGTGTCGGGTTCCCCGGCGGGAATGAGTTTGGATGGGACGGTAGCTCTGTTTTCGTGATGATTGAGTATCAATTCCCTACCGGAGGTCTGTTCTGA
- a CDS encoding sulfotransferase, translating into MNSLLTLLAKSSGDAISDAANLPQDPIFVIGHWRTGTTAMHELLLADPRHSSATTYQVMAPNHFWLSYRLLRSPLATLFPDTRGFDAMRFDLEAPQEDEFAINALGDGSPYAFFGFPLQAYKRDGRHVFSRAFAEGENRWVQPWLRLLMKVQADQKDGNLVLKNPTHMARIKTLVSLFPKARFVHMVRHPYEIFGSMRTMMAHMLSFQAFQSDSLNQQQIDQIILHTLPELYRRYDSESHHIAEDRLHIVKHHDLARDPEGVLRTLYDCFSLERSRTADPKHSAVLESICGYTPTDHGLSPDEKKAVRDHWAEYAQRYGFEL; encoded by the coding sequence ATGAACTCGCTCCTTACGCTTCTCGCAAAGTCTTCGGGTGACGCGATTTCTGACGCTGCCAATCTGCCCCAAGACCCCATTTTCGTTATCGGTCACTGGCGGACGGGGACCACAGCCATGCACGAGCTACTTTTAGCCGACCCTCGGCACTCCAGCGCAACGACCTATCAGGTGATGGCGCCGAACCACTTTTGGCTGTCGTACAGGCTGCTGCGCTCCCCGCTAGCAACTTTATTCCCCGATACCCGAGGCTTTGACGCCATGCGGTTTGACCTTGAGGCACCTCAAGAAGATGAGTTTGCGATCAACGCGCTTGGCGATGGATCTCCATACGCTTTCTTTGGCTTTCCCCTGCAGGCCTACAAACGTGATGGAAGGCATGTCTTTTCGAGGGCGTTTGCTGAGGGTGAAAACCGTTGGGTGCAGCCCTGGCTGAGATTATTGATGAAGGTTCAGGCCGATCAGAAAGACGGCAACCTAGTTCTCAAGAACCCAACGCATATGGCTCGTATCAAGACACTTGTCTCGCTGTTTCCCAAGGCCCGCTTCGTCCACATGGTGCGGCATCCTTACGAGATATTTGGCTCAATGCGCACCATGATGGCGCACATGTTGAGCTTTCAGGCCTTTCAATCAGATTCCCTAAATCAGCAGCAGATTGATCAGATAATTCTGCACACGCTGCCCGAGCTCTACCGGCGTTACGACAGTGAAAGCCATCATATCGCGGAAGACAGGCTGCACATCGTCAAGCACCACGATTTGGCAAGGGATCCGGAAGGCGTGTTGCGGACGTTGTATGATTGCTTCTCGCTTGAAAGGTCGCGCACCGCCGATCCGAAACATTCTGCGGTTTTGGAGAGTATTTGCGGATACACACCAACAGACCATGGTCTGTCGCCCGATGAGAAGAAAGCCGTCCGCGACCATTGGGCCGAGTATGCCCAGCGATATGGCTTCGAGCTTTAG
- a CDS encoding cytochrome P450 → MLQSTRVAFSVARGRLGSFSESAYRSDLQIFSAFGNHQVTVFRPNLIKRVLSEHAEHYAKHDSYLEPIRMLVGEGLLVSSGEHWANSRRAFHAWLDGPALRAIYSQMQAATRDFLARLEGTSLNAVDVGNQMNAVTADIIYRSLFDEPLDADFRRTLEAEFPIFRHGAQAHAVFQTFGLPRLLSHGLRRKLAATCASMRGPAREAIRRRTQSTSKKHHLIWLLQQERQRAHKPLLTEEQLLDEVMTVLLAGHETTSASLSWALNLLAANPEWQAVVRNEITTTLTSSEVPLSALVKLTATRDTFRETMRLYPAVPVIPRLASRASRWAGRSFPAGIAVVTCPWVMHRREQLWADAHQFRPTRFSDGSHRPAISSAYMPFGSGPRACPGAGFAMQEATLILAEILRRYEILPTSSADLEPRVHITLRPPQNFRLRFRPL, encoded by the coding sequence ATGCTGCAGTCAACTCGCGTTGCGTTTTCGGTCGCTAGGGGCCGGCTCGGTTCTTTCTCGGAAAGCGCTTATCGCTCTGACCTGCAGATATTCTCAGCTTTCGGAAATCACCAGGTCACAGTTTTTCGCCCAAACCTGATAAAACGTGTCTTAAGCGAACACGCCGAGCATTATGCCAAGCATGATAGCTACCTTGAGCCAATCCGAATGCTTGTTGGCGAGGGGCTGCTCGTTTCGAGTGGAGAGCACTGGGCCAACTCAAGGCGCGCATTCCATGCCTGGCTAGACGGGCCGGCCCTCCGCGCGATCTACTCCCAAATGCAAGCTGCAACGCGTGACTTTCTGGCGAGGCTCGAGGGCACTTCGCTCAATGCCGTTGATGTTGGGAACCAGATGAATGCGGTGACGGCTGACATCATCTATCGAAGTCTGTTCGACGAACCCCTTGATGCTGACTTTCGAAGAACCTTGGAAGCCGAATTTCCGATATTTCGACACGGCGCCCAAGCGCACGCAGTGTTCCAAACCTTTGGCCTACCAAGACTTCTTTCACATGGTCTGCGCCGGAAGCTTGCGGCGACATGCGCATCTATGCGGGGCCCTGCGAGGGAGGCGATCCGACGGCGCACTCAATCGACCAGTAAGAAGCATCATTTGATCTGGCTTTTGCAGCAGGAACGTCAACGAGCGCACAAGCCACTTTTGACCGAAGAGCAACTGCTTGATGAGGTTATGACGGTTTTGCTCGCTGGCCATGAGACGACCTCCGCGTCTCTATCGTGGGCACTTAACCTGCTGGCGGCGAACCCCGAATGGCAGGCGGTGGTTCGAAACGAAATCACGACGACCTTGACGTCCAGCGAGGTTCCTCTGAGCGCACTCGTGAAGCTAACGGCAACCCGAGATACTTTCCGCGAGACAATGCGGCTTTATCCTGCCGTTCCCGTCATTCCCAGACTTGCTTCGCGAGCGAGCCGATGGGCCGGTCGATCATTCCCTGCCGGCATAGCGGTTGTCACGTGCCCTTGGGTTATGCATCGCAGGGAGCAGCTATGGGCCGATGCACATCAATTTAGACCTACACGCTTCTCTGACGGAAGCCATCGCCCGGCAATTTCAAGTGCTTACATGCCGTTCGGTAGCGGACCCCGGGCCTGCCCCGGCGCGGGCTTTGCCATGCAGGAAGCCACGTTGATACTGGCAGAGATTTTGCGACGATACGAGATCCTGCCAACAAGCTCTGCCGACCTCGAACCGCGTGTCCACATAACGCTCCGACCGCCACAGAACTTCCGGCTTCGCTTTCGTCCGTTGTGA
- a CDS encoding aminotransferase class I/II-fold pyridoxal phosphate-dependent enzyme — MEAAKSPEKTPVEMMDDYLWRRIRRTHGSTKGHAWELYFAAVDAVKAETEARGLQFLSFSSYDYLGLSQDASVQAASVHAIADHGTGVLGSRIVGGERLLHRQLESSLANFVGKEAALVFVSGYVTNETLLSTLLQTKDLILYDELSHASIMAGINGSRATCMAFRHNDNAHLRSLLRTERASYRRCLIVTEGLFSMDGDIPDLPDMIALKSEYDAWLMLDESHSHGVLGNAGRGICDHFGIPTDDIDLVVGTLSKAFGSCGGFIAADRSVCEALRLLLPGFVYSVGLPPAVAASADAAVRKAIQEPHRVCRLAELTKRLKNGLQENGFDTGSSFGRGIVPVYFRNDADTIDASRYLMKHGIFAPPVVRVSVPNSRPRIRFFVTAHHTEAEIDRAVQALASSGLVPNRAKVEAI, encoded by the coding sequence ATGGAGGCAGCAAAGAGCCCCGAAAAAACGCCTGTCGAAATGATGGACGATTACCTTTGGCGCCGGATCAGGCGTACACATGGCAGTACCAAGGGCCATGCCTGGGAGTTGTATTTTGCAGCTGTAGATGCGGTGAAGGCAGAGACCGAAGCGCGCGGTCTGCAGTTTCTGAGTTTCTCCAGCTACGATTATCTTGGCTTGTCGCAGGACGCGTCGGTTCAGGCTGCCTCAGTCCACGCCATAGCCGATCACGGAACCGGCGTACTCGGTTCGCGTATTGTTGGTGGCGAGCGGTTGCTTCATCGCCAACTCGAAAGTTCGCTCGCCAACTTTGTTGGTAAAGAAGCCGCACTGGTCTTTGTCAGCGGCTACGTAACCAATGAAACGCTTTTAAGTACGCTGCTGCAAACCAAGGATCTCATCCTGTACGATGAACTGAGCCACGCCAGTATCATGGCGGGCATCAACGGCTCGCGGGCAACGTGCATGGCGTTCAGACACAATGACAATGCGCATTTGCGCAGCCTTCTGCGAACTGAGCGGGCGAGTTACAGGCGCTGTCTAATCGTCACCGAGGGCTTGTTCAGCATGGACGGCGACATCCCAGACTTGCCAGACATGATTGCTCTCAAGAGCGAATACGATGCGTGGTTGATGCTTGATGAATCCCACTCACATGGTGTTTTGGGGAATGCTGGGCGGGGAATCTGCGACCACTTTGGCATTCCAACCGATGACATCGATCTGGTGGTGGGTACACTTTCCAAGGCATTTGGATCATGCGGGGGTTTTATCGCAGCCGACCGGAGCGTCTGCGAGGCTCTGCGGCTTCTGCTTCCAGGGTTTGTCTACTCGGTTGGCCTACCGCCAGCCGTCGCTGCATCGGCAGATGCCGCCGTACGGAAAGCGATACAAGAACCCCATCGCGTTTGCCGTCTTGCCGAACTTACAAAGCGGCTGAAAAACGGCTTGCAAGAAAATGGGTTCGATACCGGCTCATCGTTTGGGCGTGGAATTGTCCCGGTGTATTTTCGGAACGATGCGGACACCATAGATGCATCTCGATACCTGATGAAGCACGGTATTTTTGCGCCGCCGGTTGTTCGCGTTTCGGTGCCGAACTCCCGTCCACGCATACGGTTCTTTGTGACAGCGCATCACACAGAGGCCGAGATTGATAGGGCGGTGCAGGCCCTTGCCAGTTCCGGGTTGGTGCCGAACCGGGCAAAGGTCGAGGCCATCTAA
- a CDS encoding MaoC/PaaZ C-terminal domain-containing protein → MNLGSTLRQTLEVTGDQVEAYLALSDDQNPIHIDQGLAERFGFSGIVVPGGLIAILVGDFVHAAFKPTAIQAFKARFVHPLVLGTAIEVYSRVVKQSKQADGCNLTIVRLKVLSDGRVIHALFDAELSVRA, encoded by the coding sequence ATGAACCTTGGGTCGACTTTACGCCAGACGTTGGAAGTCACCGGAGATCAGGTGGAAGCCTACTTGGCGCTATCGGACGATCAGAACCCTATCCACATTGATCAGGGCCTGGCCGAGAGGTTCGGATTTTCAGGCATCGTTGTTCCCGGTGGCTTGATTGCGATACTGGTTGGGGACTTTGTGCATGCCGCGTTCAAACCAACGGCGATACAGGCCTTCAAAGCCCGATTTGTTCATCCACTGGTTCTGGGAACAGCGATCGAAGTCTACAGTCGGGTGGTTAAACAGAGCAAACAGGCTGACGGCTGCAACCTTACGATAGTACGCCTGAAAGTTTTGTCGGACGGCAGAGTCATACATGCTTTGTTCGATGCCGAACTGTCGGTGCGGGCTTGA